A genomic stretch from Candidatus Methylomirabilota bacterium includes:
- a CDS encoding cytochrome c3 family protein — protein sequence MGAFGLALFVVLVILAVSSWDRWPAAATASPQPINFPHNVHVQQYKIECGYCHTDARRSEFAGLPSVERCMGCHKITAADRPEIKKLADYAARRAPIPWTRVFNLPEFTYFTHKPHVRAGVTCQTCHGPVETMTTVGAVTGPRLTNDLLTLVGLGGAPPPLSMGWCIDCHRRENAARGTRAPLDCIACHH from the coding sequence GTGGGAGCGTTCGGGCTGGCGCTCTTCGTCGTTCTGGTGATCCTGGCGGTGTCGTCGTGGGACCGGTGGCCGGCTGCGGCCACGGCGTCGCCGCAGCCCATCAACTTCCCCCACAACGTCCACGTGCAGCAGTACAAGATCGAGTGCGGGTACTGCCACACCGACGCTCGCCGTTCGGAGTTCGCGGGCCTGCCCTCGGTGGAGCGATGCATGGGCTGTCACAAGATCACTGCGGCTGACCGGCCGGAGATCAAGAAGCTGGCCGATTACGCGGCCCGGCGCGCGCCGATCCCGTGGACGCGTGTCTTCAACCTGCCGGAGTTCACCTACTTCACCCACAAGCCCCATGTGCGCGCCGGCGTGACGTGTCAGACGTGTCACGGTCCGGTCGAGACCATGACGACCGTGGGCGCCGTCACCGGTCCCCGCCTCACCAACGACCTGCTCACGCTGGTCGGGCTCGGAGGCGCGCCGCCGCCGCTCTCCATGGGGTGGTGCATCGACTGCCACCGTCGCGAGAACGCCGCCCGGGGCACTCGCGCACCGCTGGACTGCATTGCCTGCCACCACTGA